In Meleagris gallopavo isolate NT-WF06-2002-E0010 breed Aviagen turkey brand Nicholas breeding stock chromosome 5, Turkey_5.1, whole genome shotgun sequence, a single window of DNA contains:
- the ZNF106 gene encoding zinc finger protein 106 isoform X1 yields MVRERKCVLCHIVYSSKKEMEEHMRSMLHHRELENLKGRDSNHECQVCRVTLVGLSAYAKHISSQLHKDNVDAHDKAEEKEETEEEYLDKELIQLIKQRKERNRQVEPCCTNQETECDDRRSQRRREERATYKEREAYDQSSWHHHNALQRDWKWERDDYINSRQGKFSHSQRNLNISRHPGGPRGRSGWHQNVSGSSSSWHKYGNSGIVWHPNGRGGGTSNWHHSARGRNSTWHTEGTGNFSSWNCKSYGGNWKSSSHGANSWNFGSSGDTYLLEPAKYNKERYMWQWQEKDMSVLPYRDRNNRSDSFDFTSDKLPSEGALDFGTSKQPESKASRNSGKSGSPSRDKIHRWTPYPSQKSTEQQSWFEDVSKATEKMDSLFLPLTESSGKGKTCEATASLPKLKKSEASPHSNVTVDYPDSRDEKPDKDDGRSSRMPSLKSPLLNIMDMKLSSQKQDTKSLLKNVKSLLSSPNSKEQNRLKALNLEANNLPSYSSKLPGASADNLEGNNKDTLSSNVGEPVVNLGEAEQKGKDIQSNHSLQNPPLNSCKSTSDQNMEGTGKASPKNRFRLHSLEDVSDDELTGREKVEIRIDKLSPSVSSCLPCGIPEGKLAASEKDVDEKPSASSIASADLKDAAFQMESTVSSSNSQDHLHVGLKTPSQEKEVNEEHVKSDGRFEVEGFENHSDHELQKGGSQSLGLLPDLSKLGLPASLQRDLTRHISLKSKVGIHLPEPNLNNARRIRNISGHRRSETEKESGLKPTLRQILSASRRNVNWDQVIQQVSKKKQELGKGLPRFGIEMVPLIQNDQESLELGEESDLSTLEGFQWEGISLAVPGSARKRSFSESSVIADRHPSAYSFFSEQPKAKECEERQIVAARHLRDITSGCEASVDIEADLKQETSSLSLSPFISERTETTGRKQSLQATTSELTGLTKAEQDSLDKRTPLLEKQNVLEISEENPLASSDVLLAVSSNIDAATDSSYTSGTEQNDSQGIGKKRRATGEGSSPEIPSLERKNKRRKIKGKKERSQVDQLLAISLREEELSKSLHSVDNSLLQARAALQAAYVEVQRFLVLKQQITMEMSALRSQRIQILQGLQETYEPSELSEQLPSSVSSERRNSESQVSADLLPAGSFLPLLDTLSVPPLGTAVHVNTSTPFHSGIAFTTPPDSSVQIKREPVSLEASEENVNTVLQSSLCSSRTEVVAQKDEEIIQKTSVYPVISATISLSELTACFQHTSQEVHKPAVDRGKAGLLENPSPSLSTFSKREANGTVTESFLLDQCSTLLPNRSVLLEMPMDKTPRSSAEPSEQQAANSLVPAEKGNRRRRKLRKKKTLRAAHVPENSDTEQDIIDCKPTRKVKSGKVPKGEKITTSTPQKQGDGVAIQAARNKDENDSDASLELVEVAMPQCEVVDVGSSESGDEKPDSPSKRELCSTVDQAVLEASCSGYDEVSSTSEIGTSYRDDTKGSVAETQASISSLRGSKNSSEVSSEPGEDEEPTEGSFEGHLAAVNAIQIFGNLLYTCSADKTVCAYNLVSRKCVAVFEGHTSKVNCLLVTQTNGKNAALYTGSSDHTINCYNIKTKECMEQFKLEDRVLCLHSRWRILYAGLANGSVVTFSIKNNKQVDTFECHSPRAVSCLATAQEGARKLLVVGSYDCTISVRDARNGLLLRTLEGHSKTILCMKVVNDLVFSGSSDQSVHAHNIHTGELVRIYKGHNHAVTVVNILGKVMVTACLDKFVRVYELQSHDRLQVYGGHSDMIMCMTIHKSMIYTGCYDGSVRAVRLNLMQNYRCWWHGCSLIFGVVDHLKQHLLTDHTNPNFQTLKCRWKNCDAFFTSRKGSKQDAVGHIERHAEDDSRVDS; encoded by the exons ATGGTGCGAGAACGAAAATGCGTATTGTGTCACATTGTATACAGCTCAAAGAAG GAGATGGAAGAACACATGAGGAGCATGCTTCACCACAGAGAACTTGAAAACCTGAAAGGAAG GGACAGCAACCACGAGTGCCAGGTGTGCAGGGTGACGCTGGTGGGCTTGTCAGCGTATGCCAAGCACATCTCCAGCCAGCTACACAAAGACAATGTTGATGCCCATGATAAAGcggaagagaaagaggagacagAAGAAGAATACCTTGACAAAGAACTCATTCAACTAATTAAGCAAAGGAAGGAACGGAACCG GCAAGTTGAACCATGCTGTACAAACCAAGAAACAGAATGCGATGATAGGAGATCACAGAGGAGGCGAGAAGAGAGAGCTACatacaaagaaagagaagcttATGATCAGTCATCATGGCATCATCATAATGCATTACAAAGGGACTGGAAATGGGAAAGGGATGATTATATTAATTCTAGACAAGGCAAATTTTCACACTCCCAGAGGAACCTTAATATaagtaggcatccaggtggCCCAAGGGGACGCTCTGGGTGGCACCAAAATGTTTCAGGAAGCTCTTCAAGTTGGCATAAGTATGGGAATTCTGGAATTGTTTGGCATCCAAATGGACGAGGAGGAGGAACATCAAATTGgcatcacagtgccagagggAGGAATTCTACTTGGCACACAGAAGGAACAGGTAACTTTTCTAGCTGGAATTGCAAGAGTTATGGAGGAAACTGGAAGTCTAGTTCTCATGGTGCAAATAGCTGGAATTTTGGAAGTTCTGGAGATACATACTTATTAGAGCCAGCTAAATATAATAAGGAAAGATATATGTGGCAGTGGCAAGAGAAAGACATGTCTGTTCTTCCATACAGAGATCGAAATAATAGGAGTGATTCATTTGATTTTACTAGTGATAAACTTCCTTCTGAGGGGGCATTGGATTTTGGTACTTCAAAGCAACCAGAAAGTAAAGCTTCAAGAAACAGTGGGAAAAGTGGGAGCCCTTCAAGAGATAAAATACATCGCTGGACTCCCTACCCGTCCCAAAAATCTACAGAGCAGCAATCATGGTTTGAAGATGTTTCTAAAGCTACAGAGAAAATGGATTCTTTATTTTTGCCTCTTACTGAATcatcaggaaaaggaaaaacttgtGAAGCCACTGCTAGCCtcccaaaattaaaaaaatcagaagcatCTCCCCATTCTAATGTAACCGTAGATTACCCTGATTCCAGAGATGAAAAGCCTGACAAAGATGATGGCAGAAGTAGTAGGATGCCATCGCTGAAATCCCCTCTTCTAAATATCATGGACATGAAGTTGTCTTCCCAAAAGCAAGACACAAAAAGTCTGTTAAAAAATGTCAAGTCTCTGTTGTCCTCACCTAATAGCAAAGAACAGAACCGTTTGAAAGCATTGAATCTCGAAGCTAACAATTTACCTTCTTATTCATCAAAGCTGCCTGGTGCATCTGCTGATAACTTAGAAGGAAACAACAAAGACACACTTAGCAGTAATGTTGGGGAGCCTGTTGTTAACTTAGgtgaagcagaacaaaaaggCAAAGATATTCAGTCCAACCATTCCTTACAAAATCCTCCCTTAAACTCTTGCAAGAGTACAAGTGATCAGAATATGGAAGGAACTGGGAAAGCATCACCAAAGAACAGGTTCAGACTACATTCATTGGAAGATGTGAGTGATGATGAGTtaacaggaagagagaaagtaGAAATAAGAATTGACAAACTGAGTccttctgttagttcttgtttACCCTGTGGCATTCCAGAAGGTAAACTTGCTGCCTCTGAAAAGGATGTTGATGAAAAGCCATCTGCTTCAAGCATTGCATCTGCTGATCTGAAAGATGCTGCATTTCAGATGGAATCCACAGTTTCTTCATCAAACAGTCAGGATCACTTGCACGTGGGTTTGAAAACCCCCtcacaggaaaaagaagtgaatgAAGAGCATGTCAAGTCAGATGGTCGCTTTGAAGTGGAAGGTTTTGAAAATCATTCAGATCATGAGCTGCAGAAAGGAGGAAGTCAATCACTAGGCCTCCTTCCTGATTTAAGTAAACTTGGCCTCCCTGCCTCTCTGCAAAGAGATCTGACACGACATATTAGTTTGAAGAGCAAAGTGGGAATACACCTTCCAGAGCCCAATCTCAATAACGCACGGCGCATTCGGAACATAAGTGGCCATCGGAGAAGTGAGACTGAGAAAGAATCGGGCCTTAAACCAACCCTCAGGCAGATTCTTAGTGCTTCCCGGCGAAATGTAAACTGGGATCAAGTCATCCAGCAGGTAtcaaagaagaaacaggaaCTTGGCAAAGGTTTACCAAG gTTTGGTATAGAAATGGTGCCTCTCATTCAAAATGATCAAGAGAGTCTAGAACTTGGTGAAGAATCTGATCTGTCTACCCTGGAAGGATTCCAGTGGGAAGGGATTTCCTTAGCAGTACCTGGGTCAGCCAGAAAACGTAgcttttctgaaagcagtgtcATTGCAGACAGGCACCCTTCTGCTTACAGCTTTTTTAGTGAGCAACCCAAAGCAAAAGAATGTGAGGAAAGGCAAATAGTTGCAGCCAGACACCTACGTGATATAACATCTGGATGCGAGGCAAGTGTTGACATTGAAGCTGACTTGAAACAGGAGacctcttctctttctttgtcaCCATTTATATCTGAAAGAACTGAGACCACTGGAAGGAAACAAAGCCTACAGGCTACTACTTCTGAGCTCACTGGcctcacaaaagcagagcaagACAGTCTAGATAAGAGAACACCTcttcttgaaaaacagaatgtgttagaaatctcagaagaaaatcCTCTGGCTTCAAGTGATGTACTTCTTGCAGTGTCTAGTAATATAGATGCAGCAACAGACAGTAGCTACACTTCTGGTACTGAGCAAAATGACAGCCAAGGAATTGGAAAGAAACGAAGAGCGACAGGA GAAGGATCCTCTCCTGAAATCCCCagtctggaaagaaagaataaaagaagaaaaatcaaaggtaaAAAAG AACGTTCTCAAGTAGACCAATTGTTGGCTATTTCACTGAGGGAAGAAGAATTGAGCAAGTCCCTGCATAGTGTGGACAATAGTCTCTTGCAGGCTAGAGCTGCCCTGCAGGCTGCCTATGTTGAGGTTCAACGGTTCCTTGTGTTAAAGCAACAG ATAACCATGGAAATGAGTGCACTGAGAAGCCAGAGGATCCAGATCTTGCAAGGCCTACAAG AGACATATGAACCTTCTGAACTGTCAGAGCAACTCCCCAGTAGTGTCTCAAGTGAGAGAAGAAACAGCGAATCTCAGGTGTCAGCTGATTTGCTTCCTGCAGGCTCTTTCTTGCCCCTTTTGGACACTTTATCTGTACCTCCACTGGGAACTGCTGTTCATGTAAACACATCAACACCATTCCATTCTGGCATCGCATTCACCACTCCTCCAGACTCCTCGGTACAAATTAAACGAGAACCTGTGTCTTTGGAAGcctcagaagaaaatgtgaatacTGTACTCCAGAGCTCTCTATGCTCTTCACGAACAGAAGTGGTAGCACAGAAAGATG aagaaatcaTCCAAAAAACATCAGTGTATCCGGTTATCTCTGCAACCATATCCCTATCAGAGCTGACAGCTTGTTTCCAGCACACTAGTCAAGAAGTTCACAAGCCTGCTGTGGATAGGGGAAAGGCTGGACTTTTGGAGAATCCTTCTCCTTCGCTGTCTACTTTCagcaaaagagaagcaaatggTACAGTGACTGAAAGCTTTTTACTGGATCAGTGTAGCACCTTGCTTCCAAATCGTTCAGTCCTTCTAGAAATGCCAATGGATAAAACTCCCAGATCGTCAGCAGAACCATCGGAACAACAGGCAGCAAACAGTCTAGTCCcagcagaaaagggaaacagaaggagaagaaagttaaggaaaaagaaaacgcTGAGGGCAGCTCATGTACCAGAAAACAGTGACACAGAACAGGATATAATTGACTGTAAGCCTACCCGGAAGGTCAAGAGTGGAAAAGTtcctaaaggagaaaaaattacAACATCAACTCCTCAAAAACAAGGAGATGGTGTTGCTATTCAAGCAGCTAGAAATAAGGATGAGAATGATAGTGATGCTTCTTTGGAACTAGTGGAAGTTGCAATGCCCCAGTGTGAAGTGGTTGATGTTGGTTCATCAGAGTCAGGAGATGAGAAACCAGACAGCCCATCAAAGAGAGAGTTGTGCAGCACTGTGGACCAAGCAGTCTTAGAGGCATCTTGCTCAGGTTATGATGAAGTGAGCTCTACCAGTGAGATTGGCACAAGTTATAGGGATGATACGAAAGGAAG TGTGGCTGAGACACAGGCTTCTATATCATCACTAAGAGGATCAAAGAACTCATCAG AAGTATCTTCAGAGCCAGGTGAGGATGAAGAGCCTACAGAGGGGAGCTTTGAAGGACACCTGGCTGCAGTGAATGCTATTCAGATTTTTGGAAATTTGTTGTACACCTGCTCAGCAGACAAAACTGTTTGTGCCTACAATCTGGTT AGCAGGAAGTGTGTGGCCGTCTTTGAAGGACATACTTCAAAAGTGAACTGCCTCCTGGTCACTCAGACAAATGGGAAGAATGCCGCGCTTTACACTGGCTCAAGTGATCACACAATCAACTGTTACAATATCAAG ACCAAAGAATGCATGGAACAGTTTAAACTGGAAGATCGGGTGCTCTGTTTACACAGCAGATGGCGGATCCTTTATGCAGGCCTTGCAAATGGCAGTGTTGTTACATTCAGTATAAAG AACAACAAGCAAGTTGATACCTTTGAATGCCACAGCCCTAGAGCAGTGAGCTGCTTGGCCACAGCTCAGGAAGGAGCACGCAAGCTGTTGGTAGTGGGCTCCTATGACTGCACCATCAGTGTACGAGATGCACGGAATGGGTTGCTTCTCAGAACTCTTGAAGGTCACAGCAAAACTATACTCTGCATGAAG gtTGTGAATGATCTGGTGTTCAGTGGTTCTAGTGACCAGTCTGTCCATGCCCACAACATTCAT ACTGGAGAACTGGTACGGATCTATAAAGGTCATAACCACGCAGTAACGGTTGTGAACATTCTGGGGAAAGTGATGGTAACAGCATGCCTCGATAAATTTGTTCGTGTTTATGAACTACAG tCACATGACCGCTTGCAAGTTTATGGAGGCCATTCAGATATGATCATGTGTATGACCATCCATAAGAGCATG ATCTACACTGGATGTTATGATGGCAGCGTCAGAGCTGTGAGGCTTAATCTGATGCAGAACTATCGTTGCTGG tgGCATGGATGTTCCCTGATCTTTGGAGTTGTTGACCACCTGAAACAACACTTGCTAACTGACCACACCAACCCAAATTTTCAGACCTTAAAATGTCGTTGGAAGAACTGTGATGCTTTTTTTACTTCCAGGAAAGGTTCCAAGCAG gATGCTGTGGGACACATTGAAAGACATGCTGAGGATGACAGCAGGGTTGACTCATGA
- the ZNF106 gene encoding zinc finger protein 106 isoform X2, with protein sequence MVRERKCVLCHIVYSSKKEMEEHMRSMLHHRELENLKGRDSNHECQVCRVTLVGLSAYAKHISSQLHKDNVDAHDKAEEKEETEEEYLDKELIQLIKQRKERNRQVEPCCTNQETECDDRRSQRRREERATYKEREAYDQSSWHHHNALQRDWKWERDDYINSRQGKFSHSQRNLNISRHPGGPRGRSGWHQNVSGSSSSWHKYGNSGIVWHPNGRGGGTSNWHHSARGRNSTWHTEGTGNFSSWNCKSYGGNWKSSSHGANSWNFGSSGDTYLLEPAKYNKERYMWQWQEKDMSVLPYRDRNNRSDSFDFTSDKLPSEGALDFGTSKQPESKASRNSGKSGSPSRDKIHRWTPYPSQKSTEQQSWFEDVSKATEKMDSLFLPLTESSGKGKTCEATASLPKLKKSEASPHSNVTVDYPDSRDEKPDKDDGRSSRMPSLKSPLLNIMDMKLSSQKQDTKSLLKNVKSLLSSPNSKEQNRLKALNLEANNLPSYSSKLPGASADNLEGNNKDTLSSNVGEPVVNLGEAEQKGKDIQSNHSLQNPPLNSCKSTSDQNMEGTGKASPKNRFRLHSLEDVSDDELTGREKVEIRIDKLSPSVSSCLPCGIPEGKLAASEKDVDEKPSASSIASADLKDAAFQMESTVSSSNSQDHLHVGLKTPSQEKEVNEEHVKSDGRFEVEGFENHSDHELQKGGSQSLGLLPDLSKLGLPASLQRDLTRHISLKSKVGIHLPEPNLNNARRIRNISGHRRSETEKESGLKPTLRQILSASRRNVNWDQVIQQVSKKKQELGKGLPRFGIEMVPLIQNDQESLELGEESDLSTLEGFQWEGISLAVPGSARKRSFSESSVIADRHPSAYSFFSEQPKAKECEERQIVAARHLRDITSGCEASVDIEADLKQETSSLSLSPFISERTETTGRKQSLQATTSELTGLTKAEQDSLDKRTPLLEKQNVLEISEENPLASSDVLLAVSSNIDAATDSSYTSGTEQNDSQGIGKKRRATGEGSSPEIPSLERKNKRRKIKGKKERSQVDQLLAISLREEELSKSLHSVDNSLLQARAALQAAYVEVQRFLVLKQQITMEMSALRSQRIQILQGLQETYEPSELSEQLPSSVSSERRNSESQVSADLLPAGSFLPLLDTLSVPPLGTAVHVNTSTPFHSGIAFTTPPDSSVQIKREPVSLEASEENVNTVLQSSLCSSRTEVVAQKDEIIQKTSVYPVISATISLSELTACFQHTSQEVHKPAVDRGKAGLLENPSPSLSTFSKREANGTVTESFLLDQCSTLLPNRSVLLEMPMDKTPRSSAEPSEQQAANSLVPAEKGNRRRRKLRKKKTLRAAHVPENSDTEQDIIDCKPTRKVKSGKVPKGEKITTSTPQKQGDGVAIQAARNKDENDSDASLELVEVAMPQCEVVDVGSSESGDEKPDSPSKRELCSTVDQAVLEASCSGYDEVSSTSEIGTSYRDDTKGSVAETQASISSLRGSKNSSEVSSEPGEDEEPTEGSFEGHLAAVNAIQIFGNLLYTCSADKTVCAYNLVSRKCVAVFEGHTSKVNCLLVTQTNGKNAALYTGSSDHTINCYNIKTKECMEQFKLEDRVLCLHSRWRILYAGLANGSVVTFSIKNNKQVDTFECHSPRAVSCLATAQEGARKLLVVGSYDCTISVRDARNGLLLRTLEGHSKTILCMKVVNDLVFSGSSDQSVHAHNIHTGELVRIYKGHNHAVTVVNILGKVMVTACLDKFVRVYELQSHDRLQVYGGHSDMIMCMTIHKSMIYTGCYDGSVRAVRLNLMQNYRCWWHGCSLIFGVVDHLKQHLLTDHTNPNFQTLKCRWKNCDAFFTSRKGSKQDAVGHIERHAEDDSRVDS encoded by the exons ATGGTGCGAGAACGAAAATGCGTATTGTGTCACATTGTATACAGCTCAAAGAAG GAGATGGAAGAACACATGAGGAGCATGCTTCACCACAGAGAACTTGAAAACCTGAAAGGAAG GGACAGCAACCACGAGTGCCAGGTGTGCAGGGTGACGCTGGTGGGCTTGTCAGCGTATGCCAAGCACATCTCCAGCCAGCTACACAAAGACAATGTTGATGCCCATGATAAAGcggaagagaaagaggagacagAAGAAGAATACCTTGACAAAGAACTCATTCAACTAATTAAGCAAAGGAAGGAACGGAACCG GCAAGTTGAACCATGCTGTACAAACCAAGAAACAGAATGCGATGATAGGAGATCACAGAGGAGGCGAGAAGAGAGAGCTACatacaaagaaagagaagcttATGATCAGTCATCATGGCATCATCATAATGCATTACAAAGGGACTGGAAATGGGAAAGGGATGATTATATTAATTCTAGACAAGGCAAATTTTCACACTCCCAGAGGAACCTTAATATaagtaggcatccaggtggCCCAAGGGGACGCTCTGGGTGGCACCAAAATGTTTCAGGAAGCTCTTCAAGTTGGCATAAGTATGGGAATTCTGGAATTGTTTGGCATCCAAATGGACGAGGAGGAGGAACATCAAATTGgcatcacagtgccagagggAGGAATTCTACTTGGCACACAGAAGGAACAGGTAACTTTTCTAGCTGGAATTGCAAGAGTTATGGAGGAAACTGGAAGTCTAGTTCTCATGGTGCAAATAGCTGGAATTTTGGAAGTTCTGGAGATACATACTTATTAGAGCCAGCTAAATATAATAAGGAAAGATATATGTGGCAGTGGCAAGAGAAAGACATGTCTGTTCTTCCATACAGAGATCGAAATAATAGGAGTGATTCATTTGATTTTACTAGTGATAAACTTCCTTCTGAGGGGGCATTGGATTTTGGTACTTCAAAGCAACCAGAAAGTAAAGCTTCAAGAAACAGTGGGAAAAGTGGGAGCCCTTCAAGAGATAAAATACATCGCTGGACTCCCTACCCGTCCCAAAAATCTACAGAGCAGCAATCATGGTTTGAAGATGTTTCTAAAGCTACAGAGAAAATGGATTCTTTATTTTTGCCTCTTACTGAATcatcaggaaaaggaaaaacttgtGAAGCCACTGCTAGCCtcccaaaattaaaaaaatcagaagcatCTCCCCATTCTAATGTAACCGTAGATTACCCTGATTCCAGAGATGAAAAGCCTGACAAAGATGATGGCAGAAGTAGTAGGATGCCATCGCTGAAATCCCCTCTTCTAAATATCATGGACATGAAGTTGTCTTCCCAAAAGCAAGACACAAAAAGTCTGTTAAAAAATGTCAAGTCTCTGTTGTCCTCACCTAATAGCAAAGAACAGAACCGTTTGAAAGCATTGAATCTCGAAGCTAACAATTTACCTTCTTATTCATCAAAGCTGCCTGGTGCATCTGCTGATAACTTAGAAGGAAACAACAAAGACACACTTAGCAGTAATGTTGGGGAGCCTGTTGTTAACTTAGgtgaagcagaacaaaaaggCAAAGATATTCAGTCCAACCATTCCTTACAAAATCCTCCCTTAAACTCTTGCAAGAGTACAAGTGATCAGAATATGGAAGGAACTGGGAAAGCATCACCAAAGAACAGGTTCAGACTACATTCATTGGAAGATGTGAGTGATGATGAGTtaacaggaagagagaaagtaGAAATAAGAATTGACAAACTGAGTccttctgttagttcttgtttACCCTGTGGCATTCCAGAAGGTAAACTTGCTGCCTCTGAAAAGGATGTTGATGAAAAGCCATCTGCTTCAAGCATTGCATCTGCTGATCTGAAAGATGCTGCATTTCAGATGGAATCCACAGTTTCTTCATCAAACAGTCAGGATCACTTGCACGTGGGTTTGAAAACCCCCtcacaggaaaaagaagtgaatgAAGAGCATGTCAAGTCAGATGGTCGCTTTGAAGTGGAAGGTTTTGAAAATCATTCAGATCATGAGCTGCAGAAAGGAGGAAGTCAATCACTAGGCCTCCTTCCTGATTTAAGTAAACTTGGCCTCCCTGCCTCTCTGCAAAGAGATCTGACACGACATATTAGTTTGAAGAGCAAAGTGGGAATACACCTTCCAGAGCCCAATCTCAATAACGCACGGCGCATTCGGAACATAAGTGGCCATCGGAGAAGTGAGACTGAGAAAGAATCGGGCCTTAAACCAACCCTCAGGCAGATTCTTAGTGCTTCCCGGCGAAATGTAAACTGGGATCAAGTCATCCAGCAGGTAtcaaagaagaaacaggaaCTTGGCAAAGGTTTACCAAG gTTTGGTATAGAAATGGTGCCTCTCATTCAAAATGATCAAGAGAGTCTAGAACTTGGTGAAGAATCTGATCTGTCTACCCTGGAAGGATTCCAGTGGGAAGGGATTTCCTTAGCAGTACCTGGGTCAGCCAGAAAACGTAgcttttctgaaagcagtgtcATTGCAGACAGGCACCCTTCTGCTTACAGCTTTTTTAGTGAGCAACCCAAAGCAAAAGAATGTGAGGAAAGGCAAATAGTTGCAGCCAGACACCTACGTGATATAACATCTGGATGCGAGGCAAGTGTTGACATTGAAGCTGACTTGAAACAGGAGacctcttctctttctttgtcaCCATTTATATCTGAAAGAACTGAGACCACTGGAAGGAAACAAAGCCTACAGGCTACTACTTCTGAGCTCACTGGcctcacaaaagcagagcaagACAGTCTAGATAAGAGAACACCTcttcttgaaaaacagaatgtgttagaaatctcagaagaaaatcCTCTGGCTTCAAGTGATGTACTTCTTGCAGTGTCTAGTAATATAGATGCAGCAACAGACAGTAGCTACACTTCTGGTACTGAGCAAAATGACAGCCAAGGAATTGGAAAGAAACGAAGAGCGACAGGA GAAGGATCCTCTCCTGAAATCCCCagtctggaaagaaagaataaaagaagaaaaatcaaaggtaaAAAAG AACGTTCTCAAGTAGACCAATTGTTGGCTATTTCACTGAGGGAAGAAGAATTGAGCAAGTCCCTGCATAGTGTGGACAATAGTCTCTTGCAGGCTAGAGCTGCCCTGCAGGCTGCCTATGTTGAGGTTCAACGGTTCCTTGTGTTAAAGCAACAG ATAACCATGGAAATGAGTGCACTGAGAAGCCAGAGGATCCAGATCTTGCAAGGCCTACAAG AGACATATGAACCTTCTGAACTGTCAGAGCAACTCCCCAGTAGTGTCTCAAGTGAGAGAAGAAACAGCGAATCTCAGGTGTCAGCTGATTTGCTTCCTGCAGGCTCTTTCTTGCCCCTTTTGGACACTTTATCTGTACCTCCACTGGGAACTGCTGTTCATGTAAACACATCAACACCATTCCATTCTGGCATCGCATTCACCACTCCTCCAGACTCCTCGGTACAAATTAAACGAGAACCTGTGTCTTTGGAAGcctcagaagaaaatgtgaatacTGTACTCCAGAGCTCTCTATGCTCTTCACGAACAGAAGTGGTAGCACAGAAAGATG aaatcaTCCAAAAAACATCAGTGTATCCGGTTATCTCTGCAACCATATCCCTATCAGAGCTGACAGCTTGTTTCCAGCACACTAGTCAAGAAGTTCACAAGCCTGCTGTGGATAGGGGAAAGGCTGGACTTTTGGAGAATCCTTCTCCTTCGCTGTCTACTTTCagcaaaagagaagcaaatggTACAGTGACTGAAAGCTTTTTACTGGATCAGTGTAGCACCTTGCTTCCAAATCGTTCAGTCCTTCTAGAAATGCCAATGGATAAAACTCCCAGATCGTCAGCAGAACCATCGGAACAACAGGCAGCAAACAGTCTAGTCCcagcagaaaagggaaacagaaggagaagaaagttaaggaaaaagaaaacgcTGAGGGCAGCTCATGTACCAGAAAACAGTGACACAGAACAGGATATAATTGACTGTAAGCCTACCCGGAAGGTCAAGAGTGGAAAAGTtcctaaaggagaaaaaattacAACATCAACTCCTCAAAAACAAGGAGATGGTGTTGCTATTCAAGCAGCTAGAAATAAGGATGAGAATGATAGTGATGCTTCTTTGGAACTAGTGGAAGTTGCAATGCCCCAGTGTGAAGTGGTTGATGTTGGTTCATCAGAGTCAGGAGATGAGAAACCAGACAGCCCATCAAAGAGAGAGTTGTGCAGCACTGTGGACCAAGCAGTCTTAGAGGCATCTTGCTCAGGTTATGATGAAGTGAGCTCTACCAGTGAGATTGGCACAAGTTATAGGGATGATACGAAAGGAAG TGTGGCTGAGACACAGGCTTCTATATCATCACTAAGAGGATCAAAGAACTCATCAG AAGTATCTTCAGAGCCAGGTGAGGATGAAGAGCCTACAGAGGGGAGCTTTGAAGGACACCTGGCTGCAGTGAATGCTATTCAGATTTTTGGAAATTTGTTGTACACCTGCTCAGCAGACAAAACTGTTTGTGCCTACAATCTGGTT AGCAGGAAGTGTGTGGCCGTCTTTGAAGGACATACTTCAAAAGTGAACTGCCTCCTGGTCACTCAGACAAATGGGAAGAATGCCGCGCTTTACACTGGCTCAAGTGATCACACAATCAACTGTTACAATATCAAG ACCAAAGAATGCATGGAACAGTTTAAACTGGAAGATCGGGTGCTCTGTTTACACAGCAGATGGCGGATCCTTTATGCAGGCCTTGCAAATGGCAGTGTTGTTACATTCAGTATAAAG AACAACAAGCAAGTTGATACCTTTGAATGCCACAGCCCTAGAGCAGTGAGCTGCTTGGCCACAGCTCAGGAAGGAGCACGCAAGCTGTTGGTAGTGGGCTCCTATGACTGCACCATCAGTGTACGAGATGCACGGAATGGGTTGCTTCTCAGAACTCTTGAAGGTCACAGCAAAACTATACTCTGCATGAAG gtTGTGAATGATCTGGTGTTCAGTGGTTCTAGTGACCAGTCTGTCCATGCCCACAACATTCAT ACTGGAGAACTGGTACGGATCTATAAAGGTCATAACCACGCAGTAACGGTTGTGAACATTCTGGGGAAAGTGATGGTAACAGCATGCCTCGATAAATTTGTTCGTGTTTATGAACTACAG tCACATGACCGCTTGCAAGTTTATGGAGGCCATTCAGATATGATCATGTGTATGACCATCCATAAGAGCATG ATCTACACTGGATGTTATGATGGCAGCGTCAGAGCTGTGAGGCTTAATCTGATGCAGAACTATCGTTGCTGG tgGCATGGATGTTCCCTGATCTTTGGAGTTGTTGACCACCTGAAACAACACTTGCTAACTGACCACACCAACCCAAATTTTCAGACCTTAAAATGTCGTTGGAAGAACTGTGATGCTTTTTTTACTTCCAGGAAAGGTTCCAAGCAG gATGCTGTGGGACACATTGAAAGACATGCTGAGGATGACAGCAGGGTTGACTCATGA